The following coding sequences lie in one Hyphobacterium sp. CCMP332 genomic window:
- a CDS encoding HupE/UreJ family protein: protein MFICALTAGEGRGNWECPEAGPLEIDVQVFSPLSANHVHFIRLQSENGVQERILARGQTTADFSNDAHAGPAGWAGFLVLGFEHILGGPDHVAFVLGLMLIVTGWKRLALVTLGFTLGHSVTLALAVLGWVSPPGAAIESLIGFSILFIAAEAAFSKPSEFRQAGWGGAGVLLALAALSALTGGLLAWPVWLGLIILTVFYYHWMGQGGRVELAARFSAAGSVWSMVSGSRASCWRSTLPGTRFCRPSSASMSVWSSGRSPSW from the coding sequence TTGTTCATTTGCGCGCTGACGGCCGGCGAAGGCCGGGGCAATTGGGAGTGCCCGGAAGCCGGACCACTCGAGATCGATGTCCAGGTCTTCTCGCCCCTCTCGGCCAATCATGTGCATTTCATCCGGCTTCAGTCCGAAAACGGCGTTCAGGAGCGTATTCTGGCGCGCGGGCAGACAACGGCAGACTTTTCAAACGATGCCCATGCCGGCCCGGCGGGCTGGGCCGGCTTTCTGGTTCTGGGTTTTGAACATATTCTTGGCGGGCCGGATCATGTCGCCTTTGTGCTGGGTCTGATGCTGATCGTGACGGGCTGGAAGCGGCTGGCCCTGGTCACGCTGGGCTTCACCCTGGGCCACTCGGTAACACTGGCACTCGCCGTATTGGGCTGGGTGTCTCCGCCGGGTGCAGCGATTGAATCGCTGATCGGATTTTCCATTCTCTTCATCGCGGCGGAAGCTGCCTTCTCGAAACCCTCCGAATTCCGTCAGGCCGGATGGGGCGGCGCCGGCGTTTTGCTGGCGCTGGCGGCCTTATCCGCGCTGACAGGCGGATTGCTGGCCTGGCCGGTCTGGCTCGGCCTCATCATTCTGACGGTGTTTTACTATCACTGGATGGGACAGGGTGGCCGGGTCGAGCTCGCCGCCCGCTTCTCAGCGGCGGGTTCGGTCTGGTCCATGGTGTCGGGTTCGCGGGCATCCTGCTGGAGATCGACATTGCCGGGGACCAGATTCTGCCGGCCCTCCTCAGCTTCAATGTCGGTGTGGAGCTCGGGCAGATCGCCATCGTGGTGA
- a CDS encoding HupE/UreJ family protein: MLLEIDIAGDQILPALLSFNVGVELGQIAIVVTVLALLAGLRLFAPERAFYWGRSMMIAALAGVGTFWFIGRAFGA, from the coding sequence ATCCTGCTGGAGATCGACATTGCCGGGGACCAGATTCTGCCGGCCCTCCTCAGCTTCAATGTCGGTGTGGAGCTCGGGCAGATCGCCATCGTGGTGACGGTTCTGGCCCTGCTCGCTGGATTAAGGCTGTTTGCCCCGGAACGCGCGTTTTATTGGGGCCGCTCCATGATGATTGCCGCGCTGGCGGGCGTCGGCACCTTCTGGTTTATCGGCCGCGCTTTCGGCGCCTAG
- a CDS encoding DsbA family protein — MASRRRIPVSPEDQAANASLRRKLGHYGSGMIWFEGEWYWGIDRLHHLERRLGANEDALLFPPRAEPTHATGGSFDMYFSLRSPYSYLAMMRAPDLARLWKAELVLKPILPMVMRSLPVPSEKRLYIVRDCKREAEWLGIPFGKIEDPVGAGVERGLAILHHAISEGKALILHRASIAVSGPRA, encoded by the coding sequence ATGGCATCCCGACGGCGGATACCCGTCTCACCGGAGGATCAGGCCGCGAATGCCAGCCTGCGCCGGAAGCTGGGCCATTATGGCAGTGGCATGATCTGGTTCGAGGGCGAATGGTATTGGGGCATTGACCGGCTGCACCATCTGGAGCGCCGTCTCGGGGCGAACGAGGATGCGCTGCTCTTTCCGCCGCGCGCCGAGCCGACCCATGCCACAGGCGGCTCGTTCGACATGTATTTCTCCTTGCGCAGTCCCTACAGCTATCTGGCGATGATGCGTGCGCCGGACCTGGCGCGATTGTGGAAAGCGGAACTGGTGTTGAAGCCGATCCTGCCGATGGTGATGCGATCCTTGCCTGTACCGTCGGAAAAGCGGCTCTACATTGTCCGCGATTGCAAGCGGGAGGCGGAATGGCTGGGTATTCCCTTCGGCAAGATCGAAGACCCGGTCGGAGCCGGTGTCGAGCGCGGACTGGCCATATTGCACCACGCCATTTCGGAGGGAAAGGCGTTGATTTTGCACAGAGCTTCTATCGCGGTGTCTGGGCCGAGGGCCTGA
- a CDS encoding DUF1330 domain-containing protein, protein MKNAVEPNEAQMQGFMELGDAPVSMLNLLKFRKTAAYPDGRDADISGKEAYFRYAIPMTKLVMDAGGTLDFSGDALPLLIGELDEAWDMVAIMTYPSPKTLAEISLTPEFQEIAVHRKAGLEGQLLIPCRMPSA, encoded by the coding sequence ATGAAGAATGCCGTAGAGCCGAATGAGGCACAGATGCAGGGGTTTATGGAGCTGGGCGATGCGCCGGTCTCCATGTTGAACCTGCTGAAATTTCGCAAAACTGCTGCCTATCCGGACGGGCGCGATGCGGACATCTCCGGCAAGGAGGCGTATTTTCGCTATGCCATCCCGATGACCAAGCTGGTCATGGATGCCGGCGGGACGCTGGATTTTTCTGGCGACGCCCTTCCGCTGCTGATCGGTGAGCTGGACGAGGCGTGGGATATGGTGGCGATCATGACCTATCCATCGCCGAAGACTTTGGCCGAGATCAGCCTGACTCCGGAATTCCAGGAGATCGCTGTCCATCGAAAGGCGGGCCTTGAAGGCCAGCTTCTCATTCCCTGCCGGATGCCGTCGGCGTGA
- a CDS encoding cytochrome c family protein, whose product MFRRCGSCHTVTADGGNRVGPNLHGIFGSEAGTVEGFDYSMALENAGFVWTPEQLDGWLANPRDFLPGNRMSFVGLREETDRRNVIAYIMHETGYSPDN is encoded by the coding sequence TTGTTTCGCCGCTGCGGCTCCTGCCACACCGTCACGGCTGATGGCGGTAACCGCGTTGGCCCGAATCTGCATGGCATATTCGGCAGCGAAGCCGGCACAGTGGAAGGCTTCGACTATTCGATGGCGCTGGAAAACGCGGGCTTTGTCTGGACCCCGGAGCAGCTTGATGGCTGGCTCGCCAATCCGCGCGATTTCCTGCCCGGTAACCGCATGTCCTTTGTCGGCTTGCGCGAAGAGACCGACCGGCGCAATGTCATCGCCTATATCATGCACGAAACCGGTTATTCGCCCGACAACTAG
- a CDS encoding DUF2336 domain-containing protein, with protein MAPRGIVRYLAFDAPSVAKAIIEKSLVLEAEDLVELAETGSEEHRKLIAGRCHIGMAVSDAVARRSEASVIERLIRNTTARISDLTMAICIESALENEDISRLMLSGTISRLFSWND; from the coding sequence GTGGCGCCGCGCGGTATCGTCCGCTATCTCGCCTTTGACGCACCAAGCGTCGCCAAAGCCATCATTGAAAAGAGCCTCGTTCTTGAAGCCGAGGATCTCGTCGAACTCGCCGAAACGGGCTCCGAGGAACATCGAAAGCTGATTGCAGGCAGATGCCATATCGGCATGGCCGTCAGTGACGCCGTGGCCCGTCGATCGGAGGCGTCCGTTATTGAACGCCTGATCCGCAACACAACGGCGCGAATTTCGGATCTGACGATGGCCATCTGTATCGAGAGCGCACTCGAAAATGAAGACATATCGCGTCTCATGCTGAGCGGGACGATATCCCGCCTGTTTTCGTGGAACGATTGA
- a CDS encoding FAD-dependent oxidoreductase, which translates to MRARNAYVSQKRDGRFVTGASSEPGQSDAVVDQVVVDELRRRAEAWLPALASLGAVESWAGIRPGTVDGAPILGGGTLPSIFLALGLYRNGVLLAPAVAEMMADAVLSARDVPAEFSANRFQQR; encoded by the coding sequence TTGCGGGCCCGGAATGCCTATGTCTCTCAAAAGCGCGATGGCCGGTTTGTGACCGGAGCCAGCAGCGAGCCGGGGCAGAGCGATGCGGTGGTTGATCAGGTGGTGGTCGATGAATTGCGGCGCCGTGCGGAAGCCTGGCTGCCAGCGCTTGCGAGCCTGGGCGCGGTCGAAAGCTGGGCGGGGATACGTCCCGGGACTGTGGATGGAGCGCCGATACTGGGCGGCGGAACACTACCAAGTATATTTCTCGCGCTGGGGCTATACCGCAACGGGGTGTTGCTGGCCCCGGCTGTGGCGGAAATGATGGCGGACGCAGTGCTGTCAGCCCGGGATGTCCCGGCAGAATTTTCGGCCAATCGCTTCCAACAGCGTTAA
- a CDS encoding FAD-dependent oxidoreductase translates to MIHEHQAVSDFSSGCDGVRINDQGFDAAIIATGAEGHALVGVEPLLNRIRPVKGQMLALRVMPPGWAFVCGPGMPMSLKSAMAGL, encoded by the coding sequence ATCATCCATGAACACCAAGCCGTATCCGATTTCTCTTCCGGGTGTGATGGTGTGCGTATCAATGACCAAGGCTTTGATGCCGCGATTATCGCAACGGGCGCTGAAGGTCATGCACTGGTAGGCGTAGAACCGCTTTTGAACCGGATTCGCCCGGTCAAAGGCCAGATGTTGGCGTTAAGGGTGATGCCGCCCGGTTGGGCTTTTGTTTGCGGGCCCGGAATGCCTATGTCTCTCAAAAGCGCGATGGCCGGTTTGTGA
- a CDS encoding DUF6491 family protein → MKYLTIASLALCASAAAPAMAIDHHGNEEEGTPRCVRLVQINGYSVIDREHVVFRGGASRHYLATLRHRCPDLNFGVQLATSFGENATLCPPVVEYITPDNGFRCAIDTVEEVDSVEAARALIEARAEIEAQSDDHE, encoded by the coding sequence ATGAAATACCTGACTATCGCATCTTTGGCATTATGTGCATCGGCTGCCGCACCTGCCATGGCAATCGATCATCACGGCAATGAAGAAGAGGGCACGCCGCGTTGCGTCCGCCTCGTGCAAATTAACGGCTATAGCGTCATTGACCGGGAGCATGTCGTCTTTCGCGGCGGCGCCAGCCGTCATTATCTCGCGACATTGCGGCACCGCTGCCCCGACCTCAATTTCGGCGTCCAATTGGCAACGTCATTTGGTGAAAACGCAACCTTGTGCCCGCCCGTGGTGGAATACATCACGCCGGATAACGGCTTTCGCTGCGCCATTGACACGGTCGAGGAAGTCGACAGCGTCGAGGCCGCCCGTGCCTTGATCGAAGCCCGCGCTGAAATTGAAGCCCAGTCAGACGATCACGAATAG
- a CDS encoding M48 family metalloprotease produces the protein MPYSRQHEFEADRLGVDYMVSAGYQPYHATDFWLAMSSLHQDSSFDFMSTHPSDEARLDAMRAHIAARSYS, from the coding sequence ATGCCCTATTCGCGCCAGCACGAATTCGAGGCCGACCGGCTGGGCGTGGATTACATGGTATCAGCGGGATATCAGCCGTATCACGCAACGGATTTCTGGCTCGCCATGTCATCACTGCACCAGGATTCCAGCTTTGATTTCATGTCGACGCACCCGTCGGATGAAGCCCGGCTGGACGCCATGCGGGCCCACATCGCCGCGCGCAGCTATTCGTGA
- a CDS encoding AsmA family protein, which translates to MSGARPSIDGALTLPQLDVTPYMPVAPEAATSTAGVPAWSTERIDLSALSLVDASFALDVGELTLQDIEISDAAMTVELVNSRLEANLTGSLYEGTGNAIFVANARTATPSFRIFADLQSIAALPLLEAAAGFDRLSGTGRLNIDLLTSGNSQAELMNGLGGAGSFAFADGAIRGVNLAQAIRGIESALTNRRLPEGFGDQEETDFSALEGTFTVANGVATNNDLIMLSPLVRVDGAGTVGIGQQTLITACALALLPASRVRAESVICKESLSRSESAEPSMTHASALTGMSSAARWFRNCVQHYCGRRPRKCYSQRAGQCVGSGWFRGRYRRRHRWRSR; encoded by the coding sequence TTGAGTGGCGCACGTCCCTCCATTGACGGTGCCCTCACCCTGCCACAGCTGGATGTGACGCCCTACATGCCCGTTGCACCTGAAGCCGCGACGAGCACGGCGGGCGTGCCCGCCTGGTCGACCGAACGGATTGATCTGTCCGCGCTGAGCCTGGTCGATGCCAGCTTCGCCCTCGATGTAGGTGAATTGACGCTTCAGGATATCGAGATTTCAGATGCTGCCATGACCGTTGAGCTGGTGAATTCCCGGCTGGAAGCCAATCTGACCGGATCTCTGTATGAAGGCACGGGCAATGCGATCTTCGTAGCCAATGCCCGCACGGCAACACCTTCTTTCCGCATTTTTGCCGATCTACAATCCATCGCCGCCCTTCCCCTGTTGGAAGCCGCCGCGGGATTTGATCGCTTGTCAGGTACGGGCCGCCTGAATATCGACCTTCTAACCTCGGGGAACTCGCAGGCCGAATTGATGAATGGCCTGGGTGGCGCTGGCAGTTTCGCCTTTGCCGACGGTGCCATTCGCGGTGTCAATCTTGCTCAGGCCATACGCGGGATTGAATCAGCCCTGACCAATCGCCGTCTGCCGGAAGGTTTCGGCGACCAAGAGGAAACGGACTTTTCCGCCCTTGAAGGCACATTCACGGTCGCCAATGGCGTGGCCACAAATAACGATCTGATCATGCTCAGCCCTCTGGTCCGCGTCGACGGGGCTGGCACGGTGGGCATCGGCCAGCAGACTCTGATTACCGCTTGCGCCCTCGCGCTGTTGCCAGCATCCAGGGTCAGGGCGGAGAGCGTGATCTGCAAGGAGTCGTTGTCCCGATCGGAATCAGCGGAACCTTCAATGACCCACGCATCGGCATTGACTGGGATGTCGTCGGCCGCGCGCTGGTTCAGGAACTGTGTCCAGCATTATTGCGGGCGAAGACCCCGAAAATGCTATTCGCAACGCGCTGGGCAATGCGTTGGGTCTGGGTGGTTCCGGGGACGATACAGGCGACGCCACCGATGGCGAAGCCGGTGA
- a CDS encoding beta/gamma crystallin-related protein: MTLYSGPDFSGQSVTINNDVTNFTTINFNDRALSIRIQGSGSWTVCQHSDFRGVCREITTDVPNLATIVWMDISVQPAWNTEPAVARVVDFRVAEAGQDARVATGP, from the coding sequence CTGACGCTTTATTCCGGGCCAGACTTTTCCGGGCAGTCCGTCACGATCAACAATGACGTGACCAACTTCACGACCATCAATTTCAACGACCGGGCGCTGTCAATCCGGATTCAGGGCAGCGGTAGCTGGACGGTTTGCCAGCACTCTGATTTTCGTGGCGTCTGCCGCGAAATCACCACGGACGTACCCAATCTGGCGACAATCGTCTGGATGGACATATCAGTTCAGCCCGCATGGAATACGGAGCCGGCGGTCGCCCGGGTGGTGGACTTTCGGGTGGCGGAGGCTGGACAGGACGCCCGCGTGGCGACGGGTCCCTGA
- a CDS encoding beta/gamma crystallin-related protein, giving the protein MEYGAGGRPGGGLSGGGGWTGRPRGDGSLTLYAGPNFTGQSINIDRENSNLTSLRFNDRAMSAEVEGRGSWTVCEDANFGTLAGPFQDAWPTSTAMARQSRVIGPSRL; this is encoded by the coding sequence ATGGAATACGGAGCCGGCGGTCGCCCGGGTGGTGGACTTTCGGGTGGCGGAGGCTGGACAGGACGCCCGCGTGGCGACGGGTCCCTGACACTCTATGCGGGTCCGAATTTCACGGGTCAGTCCATCAATATCGATCGGGAAAACAGCAATCTCACCAGCTTGCGCTTCAATGACCGCGCCATGTCGGCCGAAGTTGAAGGCCGCGGCAGCTGGACCGTTTGCGAAGATGCGAATTTTGGCACCCTTGCCGGACCCTTTCAGGACGCGTGGCCAACCTCAACAGCTATGGCTCGGCAATCGCGTGTCATCGGCCCGTCCCGACTATAA
- a CDS encoding beta/gamma crystallin-related protein, which translates to MNSLGLGNRISSARPDYGYGGNDGGYAGPGNNYGSGFQGRDGTLVLFAGPNFTGRSVELTDQEYNLTGRRFNDQAMSAIVYGNGSWTVCEDANFGTPCREISGRIPNLNVYRLGNLITSARPIRFMASRVVAMAGLAGWIQSV; encoded by the coding sequence TTGAATTCACTCGGGCTTGGCAACCGCATCTCCTCTGCCCGCCCGGACTATGGGTATGGCGGTAATGATGGCGGTTACGCCGGGCCGGGCAATAATTACGGCAGTGGCTTTCAGGGCCGCGACGGCACGCTGGTCCTGTTTGCTGGTCCGAACTTCACCGGCCGCTCTGTCGAGCTCACCGATCAGGAATACAATCTGACCGGACGCCGCTTCAACGATCAGGCCATGTCGGCGATCGTTTACGGCAATGGCAGCTGGACGGTCTGCGAAGACGCCAATTTCGGAACACCCTGCCGCGAAATTTCCGGCCGGATCCCAAATTTGAATGTCTATCGTCTGGGCAATCTGATCACGTCGGCCCGACCAATCCGCTTTATGGCCAGCCGGGTGGTGGCTATGGCGGGCCTGGCGGGGTGGATACAATCAGTATGA
- a CDS encoding beta/gamma crystallin-related protein, which yields MTLYAGPNFTGPSVTLDADTYNLEAVRFNDRAMSMTVNGRNGWVLCEHASFGGRCQQFDRNVSNLNQWGLGNRVSSARRY from the coding sequence ATCACGCTCTATGCCGGCCCGAATTTCACAGGTCCGTCGGTCACTCTGGATGCCGATACCTACAATCTGGAAGCGGTCCGCTTCAATGACCGCGCCATGTCGATGACAGTCAATGGCCGCAATGGCTGGGTGTTGTGCGAACATGCGTCATTTGGCGGTCGTTGCCAGCAGTTTGATCGCAATGTCAGCAATCTCAATCAATGGGGTCTCGGTAACCGGGTCAGCTCGGCCCGACGTTACTGA